Proteins encoded in a region of the Drosophila sechellia strain sech25 chromosome 2L, ASM438219v1, whole genome shotgun sequence genome:
- the LOC6613298 gene encoding protein cappuccino isoform X1, with product MGNSQNRAANADEKSPPGGASLVRMGIAGGGGAGGVGVALAERRSSRVRVLSRLMGQKRIREAFLHSPKMGSSLEVNLEGAGNGSSDWIAAETEVEHGQLDCSAEPADFHDVVSLDCTDSLEYHNCSSDECCYASNDTLTQRQNRELQQRQRQHHHHHHHIHNAHESHRHYPYDRRSLCTSCSSNDSLFTDPVDELIISKHYLNTAAKEHHNPKAKRDRPLSEISVTSVDTLSPNTAKAVLELQKRCRADKLACLSLTRVTYLSIANDLQEVEEADRATILHDTELLVAPNSPAESSPDEELMAFQLGKKLAQVLGSGAGSPLTPGTMEPCAAGSGSPLGNGELFNVSKAKKIELQNLSSRFTAAVSQTPPGVTSSTPNESGVTGPAGPLGATTSSPSLETQSTVIISFKSSQTPVQSQTNSAASENVEDDTVPLPLPPPPPGFGTPTTPLLSSNVLKKVASFTVEKSSAGNNSSNPPNLCPTSDETTLLATPCSSSLTLATLPPEIAVGGAAGGVAGGAGSRRGSSYVPEKLSFAAYEKFEGQMLIKWLISTMQSNPKSSSGDANQELFNTLALQFCNNLKYVGVLKQISNEHLDCGFSPYEMYQWTHTEQPTTSLPLTPGKLDKVAAWPFSSTPSGIRALECASLASVGAGGLAGSLATIATSSTASSDNQKTLQQILKKRLLNCSTLAEVHAVVNELLSSVDEPPRRPSKRCVNLTELLNASEATVYEYNKTGAEDGVKSFTDAETQTESEDCGGTCKCGQFSAKVSDNESLKEDGDKPHAVAPPPPPPPPPPPAFDAPPPPPPPPPPPPLANYGAPPPPPPPPPGSGSAPPPPPPAPIQGGSGIPPPPPPLGASPSKTTISPAPLPDPAEGNWFHRTNTMRKSAVNPPKPMRPLYWTRIVTSAPPAPRPPSVANSTDSTENSGSSPDEPPAANGGDAPPTAPPATKEIWTEIEETPLDNIDEFTELFSRQAIAPVSKPKELKVKRAKSIKVLDPERSRNVGIIWRSLHVPSSEIEHAIYHIDTSVVSLEALQHMSNIQATEDELQRIKEAAGGDIPLDHPEQFLLDISLISMASERISCIVFQAEFEESVTLLVRKLETVSQLSQQLIESEDLKLVFSIILTLGNYMNGGNRQRGQADGFNLDILGKLKDVKSKESHTTLLHFIVRTYIAQRRKEGVHPLEIRLPIPEPADVERAAQMDFEEVQQQIFDLNKKFLGCKRTTAKVLAASRPEIMEPFKSKMEEFVEGADKSMAKLHQSLDECRDLFLETMRFYHFSPKACTLTLAQCTPDQFFEYWTNFTNDFKDIWKKEITSLLNELMKKSKQAQIESRRNVSTKVEKSGRISLKERMLMRRSKN from the exons ACGACGTGGTCAGTTTGGATTGCACCGACTCGCTAGAATACCACAACTGCAGCAGCGACGAGTGCTGTTATGCCTCGAATGATACCCTAACCCAGCGCCAAAATCGGGAGTTGCAGCAGCGTCAAaggcaacatcatcatcatcaccatcatatTCACAATGCCCACGAAAGCCATCGCCATTATCCCTACGATCGGAGATCCTTGTGCACGAGTTGTTCAAGCAATGATTCCCTATTCACAGATCCCGTGGACGAACTGATCATATCGAAGCACTATCTAAACACAGCGGCGAAAGAGCATCATAATCCGAAAGCCAAACGCGATCGTCCACTGAGCGAAATCAGTGTGACGTCGGTGGACACCCTATCACCGAATACCGCAAAAGCCGTGCTCGAGCTGCAGAAACGCTGCCGAGCTGATAAGTTGGCCTGCCTGAGCCTAACTCGCGTCACCTACCTCAGCATAGCCAATGATCTGCAGGAAGTCGAGGAGGCGGATCGGGCCACCATATTGCACGATACGGAACTTTTGGTAGCACCCAATAGCCCGGCGGAAAGTTCGCCGGACGAGGAACTCATGGCCTTCCAGCTGGGCAAGAAGTTGGCCCAGGTTTTGGGCAGTGGAGCGGGCTCACCCTTGACCCCTGGCACAATGGAGCCTTGTGCAGCGGGTTCGGGCTCACCGCTGGGAAATGGAGAGCTCTTCAACGTGTCCAAGGCCAAAAAGATAGAGCTACAGAACCTTTCGTCTCGATTCACAGCCGCTGTCAGCCAAACACCGCCAGGTGTCACATCATCCACTCCCAATGAATCAG GAGTCACAGGACCTGCAGGACCTTTGGGGGCTACAACATCCTCGCCGTCGCTGGAAACGCAATCAACTGTTATAATTTCGTTTAAATCATCTCAAACACCTGTGCAGTCTCAAACGAATTCTGCAGCCTCCGAAAATGTTGAGGATGACACAGTGCCCCTGCCACTCCCACCGCCGCCGCCCGGCTTCGGCACGCCCACCACGCCCCTTTTGTCAAGCAATGTGCTAAAGAAGGTCGCCAGCTTCACGGTCGAGAAGTCTTCGGCGGGCAATAATAGCTCGAATCCCCCGAatttgtgccccaccagtgacGAGACCACCCTCTTGGCCACTCCATGTTCTTCATCGCTGACGTTGGCAACCCTGCCGCCCGAAATCGCCGTGGGCGGTgcggcggggggcgtggccgggggAGCTGGTTCGCGACGCGGCTCATCTTATGTACCGGAAAAGTTAAGCTTCGCTGCATATGAAAAGTTCGAAG GTCAAATGCTAATAAAATGGCTAATCTCAACGATGCAGAGCAACCCGAAGAGTTCGAGCGGAGATGCTAATCAGGAATTATTTAATACTCTGGCGCTGCAGTTCTGCAATAATCTCAAATATGTCGGCGTCCTTAAGCAGATCTCCAATGAGCACTTGGATTGCGGATTTAGC CCCTATGAAATGTACCAATGGACGCACACGGAGCAGCCGACCACCTCGTTGCCGCTGACCCCTGGCAAGCTGGACAAGGTGGCGGCCTGGCCTTTTTCCAGCACACCATCCGGCATTCGAGCGCTGGAGTGCGCATCCCTGGCGTCCGTGGGAGCAGGTGGGTTGGCAGGTTCTTTGGCAACCATTGCCACCTCATCCACAGCCTCCTCGGACAATCAGAAAACCCTGCAGCAGATCCTCAAGAAGCGTCTCCTCAACTGCTCGACGTTGGCCGAAGTTCATGCGGTGGTAAACGAGCTGCTGAGCAGCGTGGATGAACCACCGCGTCGTCCATCGAAGAGATGTGTGAATCTCACGGAGCTGCTGAATGCCAGTGAGGCGACAGTTTATGAATACAACAAGACCGGAGCGGAGGACGGTGTGAAGAGCTTTACGGATGCGGAAACTCAAACGGAAAGCGAAGATTGTGGGGGCACCTGCAAGTGCGGCCAATTCTCGGCGAAAGTGTCCGATAACGAAAGTTTAAAGGAAGATGGGGATAAGCCACATGCCGTTGCCCCGCCGCCTCCgccacctcctccgccgccgcccgCCTTTGATgcgcctcctcctccaccaccaccaccacctcctccgccaCTGGCCAACTATGgagcaccaccaccgccgccacccCCGCCTCCGGGCAGTGGTAGTGCCCCGCCACCGCCTCCACCCGCACCCATTCAAGGAGGCAGCGGCATAccgcctccaccaccacccctGGGTGCATCCCCCTCCAAGACTACGATCTCACCCGCTCCACTGCCCGATCCCGCCGAGGGCAATTGGTTCCATCGCACAAATA CCATGCGCAAGAGTGCAGTTAACCCGCCGAAGCCAATGCGTCCTTTATATTGGACACGGATAGTGACGAGTGCGCCGCCTGCGCCACGCCCCCCGTCGGTGGCCAATTCCACGGACAGCACGGAGAACAGCGGGAGCTCACCCGATGAGCCTCCGGCTGCGAATGGTGGAGATGCTCCGCCCACAGCGCCACCGGCCACCAAGGAGATCTGGACGGAGATCGAGGAAACGCCACTGGATAATATCGATGAGTTCACGGAGCTCTTTTCCCGCCAAGCCATTGCCCCCGTTAGCAAGCCCAAGGAGCTGAAGGTCAAGCGAGCCAAGTCCATCAAGGTACTCGATCCCGAGAGATCGCGAAATGTGGGCATTATCTGGCGGAGTTTGCATGTGCCGTCCAGCGAAATCGAGCATGCTATCTACCACATAGACACATCGGTGGTCAGTTTGGAGGCCCTGCAGCACATGAGCAACATTCAGGCGACTGAGGATGAGCTGCAGAGGATCAAGGAGGCAGCGGGCGGCGACATTCCGCTCGATCATCCCGAACAGTTCCTGCTGGACATATCCCTGATTTCCATGGCCAGCGAGAGGATTTCCTGCATTGTCTTCCAGGCGGAATTCGAGGAGTCCGTAACGCTGTTGGTTCGAAAGCTGGAAACGGTGTCCCAGCTATCGCAGCAATTGATCGAGAGCGAGGATTTGAAGCTGGTCTTCTCCATCATCCTTACGCTGGGCAACTATATGAACGGCGGCAACCGGCAGCGCGGACAAGCGGATGGCTTTAATCTGGATATTCTGGGCAAGCTGAAGGATGTCAAGTCCAAGGAATCGCACACCACCTTGCTCCATTTCATTGTGCGCACCTACATTGCGCAGCGACGAAAGGAGGGAGTGCATCCCCTGGAGATCCGCTTGCCCATCCCAGAGCCAGCCGACGTGGAGAGAGCCGCACAAATGGACTTCGAGGAGGTGCAGCAGCAGATCTTCGATCTCAACAAGAAGTTCTTGG GTTGCAAGAGGACGACGGCCAAAGTTCTGGCCGCCTCGCGACCCGAGATCATGGAGCCCTTCAAGTCCAAAATGGAGGAGTTCGTGGAGGGGGCGGACAAGTCGATGGCGAAGCTGCATCAATCCCTCGACGAGTGTCGCGATCTCTTTCTGGAGACCATGCGCTTCTACCACTTCTCACCCAAAGCCTGCACCCTAACGTTGGCCCAGTGCACCCCCGACCAGTTCTTCGAGTACTGGACGAATTTCACCAATGATTTCAAGGACATTTGGAAGAAGGAGATCACCAGTCTCCTAAATGAATT AATGAAGAAATCGAAGCAGGCCCAAATCGAATCACGTCGCAACGTGTCCACCAAGGTGGAGAAGTCCGGACGGATTTCGCTGAAGGAGCGCATGCTGATGAGGCGCAGCAAGAACTAG
- the LOC6613298 gene encoding protein cappuccino isoform X3: MGNSQNRAANADEKSPPGGASLVRMGIAGGGGAGGVGVALAERRSSRVRVLSRLMGQKRIREAFLHSPKMGSSLEVNLEGAGNGSSDWIAAETEVEHGQLDCSAEPADFHPVDELIISKHYLNTAAKEHHNPKAKRDRPLSEISVTSVDTLSPNTAKAVLELQKRCRADKLACLSLTRVTYLSIANDLQEVEEADRATILHDTELLVAPNSPAESSPDEELMAFQLGKKLAQVLGSGAGSPLTPGTMEPCAAGSGSPLGNGELFNVSKAKKIELQNLSSRFTAAVSQTPPGVTSSTPNESGVTGPAGPLGATTSSPSLETQSTVIISFKSSQTPVQSQTNSAASENVEDDTVPLPLPPPPPGFGTPTTPLLSSNVLKKVASFTVEKSSAGNNSSNPPNLCPTSDETTLLATPCSSSLTLATLPPEIAVGGAAGGVAGGAGSRRGSSYVPEKLSFAAYEKFEGQMLIKWLISTMQSNPKSSSGDANQELFNTLALQFCNNLKYVGVLKQISNEHLDCGFSPYEMYQWTHTEQPTTSLPLTPGKLDKVAAWPFSSTPSGIRALECASLASVGAGGLAGSLATIATSSTASSDNQKTLQQILKKRLLNCSTLAEVHAVVNELLSSVDEPPRRPSKRCVNLTELLNASEATVYEYNKTGAEDGVKSFTDAETQTESEDCGGTCKCGQFSAKVSDNESLKEDGDKPHAVAPPPPPPPPPPPAFDAPPPPPPPPPPPPLANYGAPPPPPPPPPGSGSAPPPPPPAPIQGGSGIPPPPPPLGASPSKTTISPAPLPDPAEGNWFHRTNTMRKSAVNPPKPMRPLYWTRIVTSAPPAPRPPSVANSTDSTENSGSSPDEPPAANGGDAPPTAPPATKEIWTEIEETPLDNIDEFTELFSRQAIAPVSKPKELKVKRAKSIKVLDPERSRNVGIIWRSLHVPSSEIEHAIYHIDTSVVSLEALQHMSNIQATEDELQRIKEAAGGDIPLDHPEQFLLDISLISMASERISCIVFQAEFEESVTLLVRKLETVSQLSQQLIESEDLKLVFSIILTLGNYMNGGNRQRGQADGFNLDILGKLKDVKSKESHTTLLHFIVRTYIAQRRKEGVHPLEIRLPIPEPADVERAAQMDFEEVQQQIFDLNKKFLGCKRTTAKVLAASRPEIMEPFKSKMEEFVEGADKSMAKLHQSLDECRDLFLETMRFYHFSPKACTLTLAQCTPDQFFEYWTNFTNDFKDIWKKEITSLLNELMKKSKQAQIESRRNVSTKVEKSGRISLKERMLMRRSKN, translated from the exons ATCCCGTGGACGAACTGATCATATCGAAGCACTATCTAAACACAGCGGCGAAAGAGCATCATAATCCGAAAGCCAAACGCGATCGTCCACTGAGCGAAATCAGTGTGACGTCGGTGGACACCCTATCACCGAATACCGCAAAAGCCGTGCTCGAGCTGCAGAAACGCTGCCGAGCTGATAAGTTGGCCTGCCTGAGCCTAACTCGCGTCACCTACCTCAGCATAGCCAATGATCTGCAGGAAGTCGAGGAGGCGGATCGGGCCACCATATTGCACGATACGGAACTTTTGGTAGCACCCAATAGCCCGGCGGAAAGTTCGCCGGACGAGGAACTCATGGCCTTCCAGCTGGGCAAGAAGTTGGCCCAGGTTTTGGGCAGTGGAGCGGGCTCACCCTTGACCCCTGGCACAATGGAGCCTTGTGCAGCGGGTTCGGGCTCACCGCTGGGAAATGGAGAGCTCTTCAACGTGTCCAAGGCCAAAAAGATAGAGCTACAGAACCTTTCGTCTCGATTCACAGCCGCTGTCAGCCAAACACCGCCAGGTGTCACATCATCCACTCCCAATGAATCAG GAGTCACAGGACCTGCAGGACCTTTGGGGGCTACAACATCCTCGCCGTCGCTGGAAACGCAATCAACTGTTATAATTTCGTTTAAATCATCTCAAACACCTGTGCAGTCTCAAACGAATTCTGCAGCCTCCGAAAATGTTGAGGATGACACAGTGCCCCTGCCACTCCCACCGCCGCCGCCCGGCTTCGGCACGCCCACCACGCCCCTTTTGTCAAGCAATGTGCTAAAGAAGGTCGCCAGCTTCACGGTCGAGAAGTCTTCGGCGGGCAATAATAGCTCGAATCCCCCGAatttgtgccccaccagtgacGAGACCACCCTCTTGGCCACTCCATGTTCTTCATCGCTGACGTTGGCAACCCTGCCGCCCGAAATCGCCGTGGGCGGTgcggcggggggcgtggccgggggAGCTGGTTCGCGACGCGGCTCATCTTATGTACCGGAAAAGTTAAGCTTCGCTGCATATGAAAAGTTCGAAG GTCAAATGCTAATAAAATGGCTAATCTCAACGATGCAGAGCAACCCGAAGAGTTCGAGCGGAGATGCTAATCAGGAATTATTTAATACTCTGGCGCTGCAGTTCTGCAATAATCTCAAATATGTCGGCGTCCTTAAGCAGATCTCCAATGAGCACTTGGATTGCGGATTTAGC CCCTATGAAATGTACCAATGGACGCACACGGAGCAGCCGACCACCTCGTTGCCGCTGACCCCTGGCAAGCTGGACAAGGTGGCGGCCTGGCCTTTTTCCAGCACACCATCCGGCATTCGAGCGCTGGAGTGCGCATCCCTGGCGTCCGTGGGAGCAGGTGGGTTGGCAGGTTCTTTGGCAACCATTGCCACCTCATCCACAGCCTCCTCGGACAATCAGAAAACCCTGCAGCAGATCCTCAAGAAGCGTCTCCTCAACTGCTCGACGTTGGCCGAAGTTCATGCGGTGGTAAACGAGCTGCTGAGCAGCGTGGATGAACCACCGCGTCGTCCATCGAAGAGATGTGTGAATCTCACGGAGCTGCTGAATGCCAGTGAGGCGACAGTTTATGAATACAACAAGACCGGAGCGGAGGACGGTGTGAAGAGCTTTACGGATGCGGAAACTCAAACGGAAAGCGAAGATTGTGGGGGCACCTGCAAGTGCGGCCAATTCTCGGCGAAAGTGTCCGATAACGAAAGTTTAAAGGAAGATGGGGATAAGCCACATGCCGTTGCCCCGCCGCCTCCgccacctcctccgccgccgcccgCCTTTGATgcgcctcctcctccaccaccaccaccacctcctccgccaCTGGCCAACTATGgagcaccaccaccgccgccacccCCGCCTCCGGGCAGTGGTAGTGCCCCGCCACCGCCTCCACCCGCACCCATTCAAGGAGGCAGCGGCATAccgcctccaccaccacccctGGGTGCATCCCCCTCCAAGACTACGATCTCACCCGCTCCACTGCCCGATCCCGCCGAGGGCAATTGGTTCCATCGCACAAATA CCATGCGCAAGAGTGCAGTTAACCCGCCGAAGCCAATGCGTCCTTTATATTGGACACGGATAGTGACGAGTGCGCCGCCTGCGCCACGCCCCCCGTCGGTGGCCAATTCCACGGACAGCACGGAGAACAGCGGGAGCTCACCCGATGAGCCTCCGGCTGCGAATGGTGGAGATGCTCCGCCCACAGCGCCACCGGCCACCAAGGAGATCTGGACGGAGATCGAGGAAACGCCACTGGATAATATCGATGAGTTCACGGAGCTCTTTTCCCGCCAAGCCATTGCCCCCGTTAGCAAGCCCAAGGAGCTGAAGGTCAAGCGAGCCAAGTCCATCAAGGTACTCGATCCCGAGAGATCGCGAAATGTGGGCATTATCTGGCGGAGTTTGCATGTGCCGTCCAGCGAAATCGAGCATGCTATCTACCACATAGACACATCGGTGGTCAGTTTGGAGGCCCTGCAGCACATGAGCAACATTCAGGCGACTGAGGATGAGCTGCAGAGGATCAAGGAGGCAGCGGGCGGCGACATTCCGCTCGATCATCCCGAACAGTTCCTGCTGGACATATCCCTGATTTCCATGGCCAGCGAGAGGATTTCCTGCATTGTCTTCCAGGCGGAATTCGAGGAGTCCGTAACGCTGTTGGTTCGAAAGCTGGAAACGGTGTCCCAGCTATCGCAGCAATTGATCGAGAGCGAGGATTTGAAGCTGGTCTTCTCCATCATCCTTACGCTGGGCAACTATATGAACGGCGGCAACCGGCAGCGCGGACAAGCGGATGGCTTTAATCTGGATATTCTGGGCAAGCTGAAGGATGTCAAGTCCAAGGAATCGCACACCACCTTGCTCCATTTCATTGTGCGCACCTACATTGCGCAGCGACGAAAGGAGGGAGTGCATCCCCTGGAGATCCGCTTGCCCATCCCAGAGCCAGCCGACGTGGAGAGAGCCGCACAAATGGACTTCGAGGAGGTGCAGCAGCAGATCTTCGATCTCAACAAGAAGTTCTTGG GTTGCAAGAGGACGACGGCCAAAGTTCTGGCCGCCTCGCGACCCGAGATCATGGAGCCCTTCAAGTCCAAAATGGAGGAGTTCGTGGAGGGGGCGGACAAGTCGATGGCGAAGCTGCATCAATCCCTCGACGAGTGTCGCGATCTCTTTCTGGAGACCATGCGCTTCTACCACTTCTCACCCAAAGCCTGCACCCTAACGTTGGCCCAGTGCACCCCCGACCAGTTCTTCGAGTACTGGACGAATTTCACCAATGATTTCAAGGACATTTGGAAGAAGGAGATCACCAGTCTCCTAAATGAATT AATGAAGAAATCGAAGCAGGCCCAAATCGAATCACGTCGCAACGTGTCCACCAAGGTGGAGAAGTCCGGACGGATTTCGCTGAAGGAGCGCATGCTGATGAGGCGCAGCAAGAACTAG
- the LOC6613298 gene encoding protein cappuccino isoform X5 produces MSSALSNVWCSLLARQPSEECEFASETLWHSQEDVANLPPYYLQLMSLAARRAQKTRFSRGKAESEDVAPDVAGISLRIQRMRVDLLEIPTSDPKHLLLLLLQTVNHSHADSQRQMLIKWLISTMQSNPKSSSGDANQELFNTLALQFCNNLKYVGVLKQISNEHLDCGFSPYEMYQWTHTEQPTTSLPLTPGKLDKVAAWPFSSTPSGIRALECASLASVGAGGLAGSLATIATSSTASSDNQKTLQQILKKRLLNCSTLAEVHAVVNELLSSVDEPPRRPSKRCVNLTELLNASEATVYEYNKTGAEDGVKSFTDAETQTESEDCGGTCKCGQFSAKVSDNESLKEDGDKPHAVAPPPPPPPPPPPAFDAPPPPPPPPPPPPLANYGAPPPPPPPPPGSGSAPPPPPPAPIQGGSGIPPPPPPLGASPSKTTISPAPLPDPAEGNWFHRTNTMRKSAVNPPKPMRPLYWTRIVTSAPPAPRPPSVANSTDSTENSGSSPDEPPAANGGDAPPTAPPATKEIWTEIEETPLDNIDEFTELFSRQAIAPVSKPKELKVKRAKSIKVLDPERSRNVGIIWRSLHVPSSEIEHAIYHIDTSVVSLEALQHMSNIQATEDELQRIKEAAGGDIPLDHPEQFLLDISLISMASERISCIVFQAEFEESVTLLVRKLETVSQLSQQLIESEDLKLVFSIILTLGNYMNGGNRQRGQADGFNLDILGKLKDVKSKESHTTLLHFIVRTYIAQRRKEGVHPLEIRLPIPEPADVERAAQMDFEEVQQQIFDLNKKFLGCKRTTAKVLAASRPEIMEPFKSKMEEFVEGADKSMAKLHQSLDECRDLFLETMRFYHFSPKACTLTLAQCTPDQFFEYWTNFTNDFKDIWKKEITSLLNELMKKSKQAQIESRRNVSTKVEKSGRISLKERMLMRRSKN; encoded by the exons ATGTCCAGTGCTTTGAGCAACGTTTGGTGTTCCCTGCTGGCCAGGCAGCCATCGGAAGAGTGTGAATTTGCATCGGAAACACTATGGCATTCCCAGGAGGATGTTGCCAATCTACCGCCGTATTATCTTCAGCTAATGTCGTTGGCCGCCCGGCGGGCGCAGAAAACTCGATTTTCCCGGGGCAAAGCGGAGAGCGAGGATGTCGCACCTGATGTCGCTGGAATTAGCCTACGCATCCAACGGATGCGCGTTGACCTGCTCGAGATCCCGACCTCTGACCCAAAAcatctgctcctgctgctcctgcaaaCCGTTAACCACTCACACGCTGACAGCCAGC GTCAAATGCTAATAAAATGGCTAATCTCAACGATGCAGAGCAACCCGAAGAGTTCGAGCGGAGATGCTAATCAGGAATTATTTAATACTCTGGCGCTGCAGTTCTGCAATAATCTCAAATATGTCGGCGTCCTTAAGCAGATCTCCAATGAGCACTTGGATTGCGGATTTAGC CCCTATGAAATGTACCAATGGACGCACACGGAGCAGCCGACCACCTCGTTGCCGCTGACCCCTGGCAAGCTGGACAAGGTGGCGGCCTGGCCTTTTTCCAGCACACCATCCGGCATTCGAGCGCTGGAGTGCGCATCCCTGGCGTCCGTGGGAGCAGGTGGGTTGGCAGGTTCTTTGGCAACCATTGCCACCTCATCCACAGCCTCCTCGGACAATCAGAAAACCCTGCAGCAGATCCTCAAGAAGCGTCTCCTCAACTGCTCGACGTTGGCCGAAGTTCATGCGGTGGTAAACGAGCTGCTGAGCAGCGTGGATGAACCACCGCGTCGTCCATCGAAGAGATGTGTGAATCTCACGGAGCTGCTGAATGCCAGTGAGGCGACAGTTTATGAATACAACAAGACCGGAGCGGAGGACGGTGTGAAGAGCTTTACGGATGCGGAAACTCAAACGGAAAGCGAAGATTGTGGGGGCACCTGCAAGTGCGGCCAATTCTCGGCGAAAGTGTCCGATAACGAAAGTTTAAAGGAAGATGGGGATAAGCCACATGCCGTTGCCCCGCCGCCTCCgccacctcctccgccgccgcccgCCTTTGATgcgcctcctcctccaccaccaccaccacctcctccgccaCTGGCCAACTATGgagcaccaccaccgccgccacccCCGCCTCCGGGCAGTGGTAGTGCCCCGCCACCGCCTCCACCCGCACCCATTCAAGGAGGCAGCGGCATAccgcctccaccaccacccctGGGTGCATCCCCCTCCAAGACTACGATCTCACCCGCTCCACTGCCCGATCCCGCCGAGGGCAATTGGTTCCATCGCACAAATA CCATGCGCAAGAGTGCAGTTAACCCGCCGAAGCCAATGCGTCCTTTATATTGGACACGGATAGTGACGAGTGCGCCGCCTGCGCCACGCCCCCCGTCGGTGGCCAATTCCACGGACAGCACGGAGAACAGCGGGAGCTCACCCGATGAGCCTCCGGCTGCGAATGGTGGAGATGCTCCGCCCACAGCGCCACCGGCCACCAAGGAGATCTGGACGGAGATCGAGGAAACGCCACTGGATAATATCGATGAGTTCACGGAGCTCTTTTCCCGCCAAGCCATTGCCCCCGTTAGCAAGCCCAAGGAGCTGAAGGTCAAGCGAGCCAAGTCCATCAAGGTACTCGATCCCGAGAGATCGCGAAATGTGGGCATTATCTGGCGGAGTTTGCATGTGCCGTCCAGCGAAATCGAGCATGCTATCTACCACATAGACACATCGGTGGTCAGTTTGGAGGCCCTGCAGCACATGAGCAACATTCAGGCGACTGAGGATGAGCTGCAGAGGATCAAGGAGGCAGCGGGCGGCGACATTCCGCTCGATCATCCCGAACAGTTCCTGCTGGACATATCCCTGATTTCCATGGCCAGCGAGAGGATTTCCTGCATTGTCTTCCAGGCGGAATTCGAGGAGTCCGTAACGCTGTTGGTTCGAAAGCTGGAAACGGTGTCCCAGCTATCGCAGCAATTGATCGAGAGCGAGGATTTGAAGCTGGTCTTCTCCATCATCCTTACGCTGGGCAACTATATGAACGGCGGCAACCGGCAGCGCGGACAAGCGGATGGCTTTAATCTGGATATTCTGGGCAAGCTGAAGGATGTCAAGTCCAAGGAATCGCACACCACCTTGCTCCATTTCATTGTGCGCACCTACATTGCGCAGCGACGAAAGGAGGGAGTGCATCCCCTGGAGATCCGCTTGCCCATCCCAGAGCCAGCCGACGTGGAGAGAGCCGCACAAATGGACTTCGAGGAGGTGCAGCAGCAGATCTTCGATCTCAACAAGAAGTTCTTGG GTTGCAAGAGGACGACGGCCAAAGTTCTGGCCGCCTCGCGACCCGAGATCATGGAGCCCTTCAAGTCCAAAATGGAGGAGTTCGTGGAGGGGGCGGACAAGTCGATGGCGAAGCTGCATCAATCCCTCGACGAGTGTCGCGATCTCTTTCTGGAGACCATGCGCTTCTACCACTTCTCACCCAAAGCCTGCACCCTAACGTTGGCCCAGTGCACCCCCGACCAGTTCTTCGAGTACTGGACGAATTTCACCAATGATTTCAAGGACATTTGGAAGAAGGAGATCACCAGTCTCCTAAATGAATT AATGAAGAAATCGAAGCAGGCCCAAATCGAATCACGTCGCAACGTGTCCACCAAGGTGGAGAAGTCCGGACGGATTTCGCTGAAGGAGCGCATGCTGATGAGGCGCAGCAAGAACTAG